A single region of the Undibacterium piscinae genome encodes:
- a CDS encoding cold-shock protein, translating into MATGIVKWFNDSKGFGFITPDEGGEDLFAHFSAIVSAGFKSLKENQRVSFDVTTGPKGKQASNIQGI; encoded by the coding sequence ATGGCAACAGGTATTGTTAAATGGTTCAATGATTCTAAAGGTTTTGGTTTCATTACTCCTGACGAAGGCGGCGAAGATCTGTTCGCTCATTTCTCCGCGATTGTATCCGCAGGTTTCAAATCTTTGAAAGAAAACCAACGCGTTTCTTTCGATGTGACAACAGGCCCTAAAGGCAAACAAGCTTCTAACATCCAAGGTATCTAA
- a CDS encoding malate synthase A: MTQLTLPAGMQITGEIKAGFEQILTPDALALVAKLSRAFEPRRQELLAARVARTARLDAGELPDFLPETKHIREGDWKIAPIPKALECRRVEITGPVERKMVINAFNSGADSYMTDFEDSNTPNWDNQITGQINMRDAVRRTISMEQNGKSYKLNDKIATLVVRPRGWHLDEKHVLVDGKRISGGIFDFALFLFHNAKEQLARGAGPYFYLPKMESHQEARLWNDIFVMAQNEIGLAQGTIKATVLIETILAAFEMDEILYELREHSSGLNAGRWDYIFSCIKKFKNDKDFCLADRAKVTMTAPFMRSYALLLLKTCHKRNAPAIGGMAALIPIKNDPEKNEIAMGGVRNDKARDATDGYDGGWVAHPGLVELAMTEFKKVLGDAPNQISKQRPDIEVTAKDLLNFQPETPITEAGLRYNINVGIHYLGAWLAGNGCVPIHNLMEDAATAEISRSQVWQWIRSDKGNLEDGRKITADMVRAMISEELLKVKESVGSGATYDRAAQIFEEMSTSEDFAEFLTLPLYEEI, translated from the coding sequence ATGACTCAACTGACACTGCCAGCAGGCATGCAAATTACCGGCGAAATCAAAGCTGGTTTCGAACAAATTTTGACGCCTGATGCGCTGGCGCTGGTCGCCAAGCTAAGCCGCGCATTTGAACCGCGTCGTCAGGAATTGCTGGCTGCGCGCGTGGCGCGTACTGCGCGTCTGGATGCTGGTGAGTTGCCAGATTTCTTGCCTGAAACTAAGCACATCCGTGAAGGCGACTGGAAAATCGCTCCGATTCCAAAAGCTCTGGAATGCCGTCGCGTAGAAATCACCGGACCGGTTGAGCGCAAGATGGTCATCAACGCCTTTAACTCCGGTGCTGACAGCTACATGACTGACTTCGAAGATTCGAATACGCCGAACTGGGATAACCAGATTACAGGTCAGATCAATATGCGTGATGCGGTACGTCGTACCATCAGCATGGAGCAAAATGGCAAGAGCTACAAACTGAACGACAAGATCGCTACTCTGGTAGTGCGCCCACGTGGCTGGCATCTGGATGAAAAGCATGTGCTGGTTGACGGCAAGCGTATTTCCGGCGGTATCTTTGATTTCGCGCTGTTCCTGTTCCACAATGCCAAAGAGCAATTGGCACGCGGCGCCGGCCCTTACTTCTATCTGCCTAAGATGGAATCGCATCAGGAAGCGCGTTTGTGGAATGATATTTTTGTCATGGCACAAAACGAAATCGGCCTGGCACAAGGCACCATCAAGGCGACTGTTTTGATCGAGACTATTCTGGCTGCCTTTGAAATGGATGAGATCCTGTACGAATTGCGTGAGCATAGCTCGGGCTTGAATGCCGGACGCTGGGATTACATCTTCTCCTGCATCAAGAAATTCAAGAACGACAAAGACTTCTGCCTGGCGGATCGCGCCAAGGTAACTATGACGGCGCCATTTATGCGCTCGTATGCCTTGTTGTTGCTGAAAACCTGTCACAAGCGTAATGCCCCTGCTATTGGCGGTATGGCTGCGCTGATTCCTATCAAGAACGATCCGGAAAAAAATGAAATCGCCATGGGTGGCGTGCGCAATGATAAAGCGCGCGATGCGACTGACGGTTACGATGGCGGTTGGGTTGCACATCCAGGCCTGGTTGAGTTGGCGATGACTGAGTTCAAGAAAGTGTTGGGCGACGCACCGAACCAAATCTCCAAGCAGCGCCCTGACATTGAAGTGACGGCAAAAGATTTGTTGAATTTCCAACCTGAAACGCCTATCACTGAGGCTGGCCTGCGTTATAACATCAACGTCGGTATCCATTACCTCGGTGCCTGGTTGGCGGGTAATGGTTGCGTACCTATCCATAATCTGATGGAAGATGCGGCGACTGCTGAGATCAGCCGTTCACAGGTATGGCAGTGGATACGTTCGGATAAAGGTAATCTGGAAGATGGTCGCAAGATCACCGCCGATATGGTGCGCGCGATGATTTCGGAAGAGTTGCTTAAGGTGAAAGAATCCGTAGGTAGTGGTGCAACTTATGACCGTGCTGCTCAGATTTTCGAAGAAATGTCCACTTCGGAAGATTTCGCCGAATTCCTGACTTTGCCGCTGTACGAAGAAATCTAA
- a CDS encoding haloacid dehalogenase type II, translating into MTIQAIAFDAYGTLFDVYSIRESAEKIFPGSGAALAEMWRDKQIEYTHLRTLCSMYKPFWEITQDALVFCCNKLGLSLSLEAQNALMGEYAHLQVFPENLPVLQELSDSGMKLAILSNGNLHMLQSAVDAAGMQGIFNHLLSVDAIKKYKTAPEAYQLGPDIFAMPAKNILFVSSNCWDVCCATWFGYTTFWVNRHAAPIEELGVVPHGEGRSLLDVLEFLRKHHKT; encoded by the coding sequence ATGACTATTCAAGCAATTGCTTTTGATGCCTACGGTACCTTGTTTGACGTGTACTCGATACGTGAGTCAGCGGAGAAGATTTTTCCGGGATCTGGTGCGGCCCTCGCTGAGATGTGGCGCGACAAGCAAATTGAATATACGCATTTGCGAACCTTGTGCAGCATGTATAAGCCGTTCTGGGAAATTACCCAGGATGCACTGGTTTTTTGTTGCAATAAACTCGGTTTAAGTTTGTCGTTGGAGGCGCAAAATGCCTTGATGGGCGAGTATGCGCATTTGCAGGTTTTCCCGGAAAACCTGCCGGTCTTGCAAGAGTTGTCTGACAGCGGTATGAAATTGGCCATTTTATCCAACGGCAATCTGCATATGCTGCAGTCGGCCGTGGATGCAGCCGGTATGCAGGGGATATTCAATCATTTGCTGTCAGTTGATGCGATCAAAAAGTACAAGACGGCACCTGAAGCATATCAACTGGGCCCCGATATTTTTGCAATGCCAGCTAAAAATATTTTGTTTGTCTCAAGCAATTGCTGGGATGTGTGTTGTGCCACCTGGTTTGGCTACACCACTTTCTGGGTTAACCGTCATGCCGCGCCTATCGAGGAGTTGGGCGTAGTGCCGCACGGTGAAGGACGAAGCTTACTTGATGTACTTGAATTCCTGAGAAAACATCATAAGACCTGA
- the rpoS gene encoding RNA polymerase sigma factor RpoS: protein MPKSSANFQLQSSESDDDQDLISDARSDDQSDSSEYSDEADDEVVAGDGDNPVALIVAPIDELKTVLAAELSTDTTQHYLNQIGTRPLFALAEELHYATLAKQGNFEARQKMIEHNLRLVVSIAKHYINRGVALLDMIEEGNLGLMHAIEKFEPERGFRFSTYATWWIRQSIERAIMNQARTIRLPVHMVRELNQILRAKYHLESQQRDGRDAAIEDIAHLVGRPVDEVQDILALSEHATSLDTPLDNDPQSSLMDMLPGNSDDTPDILAEHHEMTILVRDWLSKLPDKQRIVIMRRFGLDNDDPATLETLADEMGITRERVRQIQQEALIKLKRTFSSRGVGRDALL from the coding sequence ATGCCCAAATCTTCAGCTAATTTTCAGTTGCAGTCGTCGGAGTCGGATGATGATCAGGATCTTATTTCTGATGCCCGCTCCGATGATCAGTCCGACTCCTCTGAGTATTCTGATGAGGCTGATGACGAGGTAGTCGCTGGCGATGGGGATAATCCGGTTGCCCTGATAGTGGCCCCGATTGATGAGCTGAAAACGGTGTTGGCGGCAGAGTTGTCGACAGATACGACGCAGCATTATCTTAATCAGATTGGGACGCGCCCATTGTTTGCTTTGGCAGAGGAGTTGCATTACGCAACTTTGGCAAAGCAGGGTAATTTTGAGGCGCGCCAGAAAATGATAGAGCATAATTTGCGCCTGGTTGTTTCTATCGCAAAGCACTACATCAATCGCGGTGTCGCCTTACTCGACATGATAGAGGAGGGTAATCTGGGGTTGATGCATGCTATAGAGAAATTCGAGCCTGAGCGGGGCTTTCGATTCTCCACTTATGCAACCTGGTGGATACGTCAGAGTATCGAGCGGGCTATCATGAATCAGGCGCGCACCATACGTTTGCCGGTTCATATGGTGCGTGAATTAAATCAAATTTTGCGGGCGAAATATCATCTCGAATCGCAGCAGCGTGATGGTCGCGACGCCGCGATAGAGGATATTGCGCATCTGGTGGGGCGACCGGTTGACGAGGTTCAGGATATTTTGGCTTTGTCCGAGCACGCTACCTCCTTAGATACCCCTTTGGATAACGATCCACAGTCTAGCCTGATGGATATGTTGCCGGGTAATAGTGATGACACGCCTGACATTCTCGCTGAGCACCATGAGATGACTATCCTGGTCAGGGATTGGTTGTCGAAACTCCCGGATAAGCAGCGTATCGTCATCATGCGCAGGTTTGGTCTCGACAATGATGATCCTGCTACTCTTGAGACATTGGCTGATGAGATGGGCATTACCAGAGAGCGGGTGCGGCAGATACAGCAGGAAGCTTTAATTAAGCTTAAGCGTACTTTTTCTTCGCGTGGCGTCGGTCGCGATGCGTTGCTCTGA
- a CDS encoding HAMP domain-containing protein — MFNVTIKLRLIGTMLFMGIMLAVGGAMGIYGVSNSNAVIESIFTNQLPGVENLGESRIFALRARTAIDRAIAHPEDAGNADTIKRVEGFLTKSDEKWKTYLSLPQDAEEKRLSDLAGVARDKYLKEAFLPMFMAVKAGNKEEADKLNMTAIPSLYSAYSDQVTLLSAYQFSAAEKQLKASQSAFKTFVWVDVLGVLAGLVAVFISAFFLLRAISHPLKEMLTQFDEIGKGDLSNQIRTTSTDEMGQLLSGLENMRQSLVQTVAVVRQGSASIALSSAEIATGNMDLSGRTEQQAASLEETASSMEELTSTVQQNADNARQGNVLAQTASEVARKGGQVVGDVVHTMSSIKDSSKKIVDIIGVIDGIAFQTNILALNAAVEAARAGEQGRGFAVVASEVRNLAQRSASAAKEIKSLIDDSVSKVDVGTRLVDDAGKTMDEIVVSIRGVADIMAEITAASAEQSDGISQVNIAITKMDEATQQNAALVEQAAAAAGSMEEQANNLNMAVSIFKVDASESVGVAAVAKAVAKPAAPRRPDAVKSSVKSLGNTPVSAVKKTASKPKEDDWEEF, encoded by the coding sequence ATGTTTAATGTGACAATTAAATTGCGATTGATCGGAACTATGCTCTTTATGGGCATCATGTTAGCGGTTGGTGGAGCAATGGGAATTTATGGCGTTAGTAATAGCAATGCCGTTATTGAATCTATTTTCACAAATCAACTTCCTGGCGTAGAGAATTTAGGTGAATCGAGAATTTTCGCTCTCAGGGCCCGCACGGCGATTGATCGTGCGATCGCTCATCCCGAAGATGCGGGCAATGCCGATACCATTAAGCGCGTTGAAGGGTTTTTGACCAAGTCAGACGAGAAGTGGAAAACCTACTTGAGTTTGCCGCAAGACGCGGAAGAGAAGAGATTATCTGATCTTGCAGGCGTGGCAAGAGATAAATATCTGAAAGAGGCTTTTCTCCCTATGTTTATGGCGGTGAAAGCGGGAAACAAAGAAGAGGCTGATAAATTGAATATGACTGCCATTCCGAGTTTGTATTCGGCTTACTCGGATCAGGTCACCTTATTAAGTGCATATCAGTTTAGTGCTGCAGAAAAGCAATTGAAGGCTAGTCAAAGTGCTTTCAAAACCTTTGTCTGGGTAGATGTGCTCGGTGTTCTTGCCGGCTTAGTTGCGGTGTTTATTTCCGCATTTTTCTTGCTTCGTGCGATTTCCCATCCTTTGAAAGAAATGCTGACTCAGTTCGATGAGATTGGTAAAGGCGATTTGTCGAACCAGATCCGCACTACATCAACAGATGAAATGGGACAGTTATTATCTGGCTTGGAAAATATGCGTCAGAGTCTGGTGCAGACTGTGGCCGTGGTGCGTCAGGGCAGCGCCTCGATTGCCCTGTCCTCGGCTGAAATCGCTACCGGAAATATGGATTTGTCTGGCCGTACCGAGCAACAGGCCGCTAGCCTGGAAGAAACTGCTTCCTCCATGGAAGAGTTGACTTCGACGGTGCAGCAAAATGCCGACAATGCGCGTCAGGGTAATGTGCTGGCGCAGACAGCTTCGGAAGTGGCAAGAAAAGGCGGTCAGGTTGTTGGTGACGTCGTTCACACCATGTCGTCGATTAAAGATAGTTCGAAAAAAATCGTTGATATTATTGGTGTGATTGATGGTATCGCTTTTCAAACCAATATTCTGGCCTTGAATGCAGCAGTCGAGGCGGCCCGCGCAGGTGAGCAGGGACGTGGTTTTGCCGTGGTTGCCAGTGAAGTGCGTAATTTGGCGCAGCGTTCGGCCAGTGCGGCTAAAGAGATCAAGTCTTTGATTGATGACTCCGTCAGTAAGGTCGATGTCGGTACGCGTTTGGTTGATGATGCCGGTAAAACGATGGACGAGATCGTTGTCTCCATTAGGGGCGTGGCAGATATCATGGCTGAAATTACTGCTGCCAGTGCTGAGCAGAGCGATGGTATCTCACAGGTCAATATTGCCATTACCAAGATGGATGAGGCTACCCAGCAAAATGCCGCTTTGGTTGAGCAGGCTGCCGCTGCAGCGGGTAGTATGGAAGAGCAGGCTAATAACTTGAATATGGCGGTCAGCATCTTTAAGGTTGATGCTTCCGAAAGCGTAGGTGTGGCGGCAGTAGCCAAAGCTGTGGCGAAGCCTGCAGCGCCGAGAAGGCCGGATGCCGTAAAAAGCTCAGTGAAGTCTTTAGGGAATACGCCAGTCTCGGCCGTGAAAAAAACTGCATCCAAACCAAAAGAAGATGATTGGGAAGAGTTTTAA
- a CDS encoding LysR family transcriptional regulator, giving the protein MDQFKQISTFAEVATRGSLSAAARAEGVAPAMIGRRLDALEERLGVKLLQRTTRKIALTNEGAAFLEDCQRILVDLEEAESSVSERSARASGQLTISAPAGFGRQHIAPLVPSFLTEHRDVKLTLSLNDRVVDLIGEGIDVAIRIASLTDSNLIGVKLADNKRVVVASPAYIKRHGTPASLDELSKHNCLAFSGDGSQRGWTFRQNGKNMVVKVDGNMVCNDGEVLHDWALSGKGLAWRSMWEVGSEIEAGKLVTVLDEFNAPGNDIYAIFAQRRHLPLRIRAFVDFLRHAYSNPNYWKKPA; this is encoded by the coding sequence ATGGATCAATTTAAACAAATTTCGACGTTTGCCGAAGTTGCCACGCGCGGCAGCCTGTCAGCGGCAGCACGCGCCGAAGGCGTTGCCCCCGCGATGATAGGACGCAGACTAGATGCACTGGAGGAGCGACTGGGAGTAAAGTTACTTCAAAGAACCACCAGAAAAATCGCACTAACCAATGAAGGAGCGGCCTTTCTGGAGGATTGCCAGAGAATCCTGGTAGATTTAGAGGAAGCGGAATCCTCGGTTTCCGAACGTAGCGCAAGAGCGAGCGGACAATTGACGATTTCAGCACCAGCGGGCTTCGGGCGCCAGCATATCGCACCTCTGGTCCCCTCATTTTTAACCGAACACCGGGATGTCAAACTCACGCTCAGCCTCAATGACCGGGTAGTGGACCTTATTGGCGAGGGTATAGATGTTGCGATACGCATAGCCTCACTGACAGATTCCAATCTGATCGGAGTCAAACTGGCAGATAATAAACGCGTGGTAGTCGCATCACCGGCCTATATCAAACGCCATGGAACTCCCGCATCACTGGATGAACTGAGTAAACACAACTGCCTGGCTTTCAGCGGAGACGGCAGCCAGCGCGGCTGGACGTTTCGGCAGAATGGCAAAAATATGGTGGTCAAGGTAGATGGCAATATGGTCTGCAATGATGGCGAAGTCTTGCATGACTGGGCCCTTTCAGGCAAAGGACTGGCATGGCGCTCGATGTGGGAAGTTGGCAGTGAAATAGAGGCTGGAAAACTTGTTACGGTCCTCGATGAGTTCAATGCGCCAGGCAATGACATTTACGCTATTTTTGCCCAGCGCCGCCATCTTCCGCTACGCATTCGCGCCTTCGTGGATTTTTTGCGGCATGCCTATAGCAATCCTAATTACTGGAAAAAACCGGCATAA
- a CDS encoding MBL fold metallo-hydrolase, translating to MIKLHFLGAAGTVTGSRYLIETDEMRLMVDCGLFQGYKQLRLRNWEDPPFAPASIDAILLTHAHLDHSGYIPLMVKRGFRGKIYCTQATYELCKLLLRDSARLQEEEAGYLNRHHLSKHPQAMPLYELDDANLALKQFAVIKPNEALDLGPNISAKWLPNGHILGSCSIDCHVEGRHFLFSGDIGRPHDSIMQTPGIPSQPDYLIVESTYGNRVHEKIQPDQQLKEIINATVHRGGSVLIPSFAVGRAQTLLYLLYQLRQSGQISDFPIYLDSPMSDSATSIYQHFAGGLKLRHQIRSNTAIDSTCEVCGNILTTPAFDKR from the coding sequence GTGATCAAGCTCCACTTCCTCGGTGCCGCTGGCACCGTCACAGGCTCACGCTATCTCATCGAAACCGATGAAATGCGACTCATGGTCGATTGCGGTCTATTTCAAGGCTACAAACAATTACGCCTACGTAATTGGGAAGACCCACCCTTCGCGCCAGCCAGCATCGACGCCATCCTGCTGACCCACGCCCATCTTGATCACTCTGGCTACATCCCCTTAATGGTCAAGCGCGGCTTTCGTGGCAAAATTTACTGCACCCAAGCCACCTATGAATTGTGCAAATTATTGCTGCGCGATTCGGCACGCCTGCAAGAGGAAGAGGCAGGTTATCTGAACCGCCATCATCTCTCCAAACACCCCCAGGCGATGCCACTGTATGAGCTAGACGACGCCAATTTGGCACTCAAGCAGTTTGCTGTGATCAAGCCAAACGAAGCGCTAGATTTGGGCCCGAATATCAGCGCAAAATGGCTGCCGAATGGGCATATTTTAGGATCTTGCAGCATAGACTGCCATGTCGAGGGCCGGCATTTCTTATTTTCCGGTGACATCGGCAGACCGCATGACAGCATCATGCAAACTCCGGGGATTCCAAGCCAGCCCGATTACCTGATCGTCGAATCGACCTATGGCAACCGTGTGCACGAGAAAATCCAGCCAGACCAGCAATTAAAAGAAATCATCAACGCCACCGTACATCGTGGCGGTTCGGTATTGATACCTTCATTTGCCGTAGGACGGGCGCAGACACTCTTATATTTACTGTATCAACTGCGTCAGAGCGGGCAAATTTCCGACTTCCCCATCTACCTCGACAGCCCTATGTCAGACAGCGCCACCAGCATTTACCAACACTTTGCGGGGGGCTTAAAATTGCGGCATCAAATCAGATCAAATACAGCCATCGATTCCACATGCGAAGTATGCGGAAACATATTAACAACACCAGCCTTCGATAAGCGATAA
- the rlmD gene encoding 23S rRNA (uracil(1939)-C(5))-methyltransferase RlmD has translation MNKINIRSLDMDARGVGHLDNEDGTPGKVVFVEGALPGEVVSFNTYKKKPSWEAANLGTIFKESSQRVEPKCEYFGLCGGCSMQHLDANAQVAMKQRVLEDNLGHIGKVRADLMMRPIYGPTWGYRYRARLSVRHVVKKGTVLVGFHEKKSRYVANIETCEILPPHVSAMLLPLRALIGSLSIIEELPQIELAIGEGVTAMVLRILAPLTAEDEVKLKSFADQYQVQWWLQTNGTASAVPFYPDVSDLHYSLPEFGVKMPFKPTDFTQVNHHINRVLVARALRLLDAQKDDRIADLFCGLGNFTLPIATMAREVVGIEGSSTLTERALENAIANGLQDKTSFSTRNLFEITAEDFVALGQFDRILVDPPRDGAMAVCQALIDIGKFAPHLRPKRIVYVSCSPGTLARDAGMLVNQAGYRLSKAGVVNMFPHTSHVESMAVFDLI, from the coding sequence ATGAATAAAATAAATATCCGCTCCCTAGATATGGATGCACGTGGCGTTGGTCATCTTGATAATGAAGATGGTACGCCTGGTAAGGTTGTATTTGTTGAGGGTGCATTGCCGGGCGAGGTGGTTAGTTTTAACACCTACAAAAAAAAGCCAAGCTGGGAAGCAGCCAACCTGGGGACGATATTTAAGGAGTCATCGCAACGGGTTGAGCCAAAGTGTGAGTATTTTGGTCTCTGTGGCGGTTGTTCCATGCAGCATCTGGATGCTAACGCTCAGGTGGCGATGAAACAAAGGGTGCTGGAAGATAATCTTGGCCATATCGGTAAGGTCAGGGCGGATCTCATGATGCGCCCGATTTATGGCCCGACTTGGGGTTATCGCTATCGCGCTCGTTTGTCTGTGCGGCACGTGGTAAAAAAAGGAACGGTTTTGGTGGGTTTTCATGAAAAGAAATCCCGCTATGTCGCGAATATTGAGACGTGTGAAATCCTGCCTCCGCATGTTTCTGCCATGTTGCTGCCTTTGCGTGCGTTGATAGGCTCTTTGTCGATTATTGAGGAGTTGCCGCAAATTGAATTGGCCATCGGTGAGGGTGTTACCGCCATGGTATTGCGCATTTTGGCGCCCTTGACCGCTGAAGATGAAGTGAAGTTGAAATCATTTGCTGATCAGTATCAGGTGCAGTGGTGGTTGCAGACTAACGGAACCGCGAGTGCTGTACCTTTCTATCCCGATGTGAGTGACCTGCATTATTCGTTGCCGGAATTTGGCGTAAAAATGCCGTTTAAGCCAACCGACTTTACTCAGGTAAATCATCATATTAATCGCGTATTGGTGGCTCGGGCGTTACGCTTGCTTGATGCACAAAAAGATGACCGTATCGCGGATTTATTTTGCGGTTTGGGTAACTTTACTTTGCCTATTGCAACCATGGCCAGAGAGGTGGTCGGGATCGAAGGTAGCTCGACGTTGACCGAGCGCGCGCTCGAGAATGCGATAGCCAATGGCTTGCAGGATAAGACCTCATTTAGTACGCGTAACTTGTTTGAGATTACTGCGGAGGATTTTGTTGCCCTAGGACAGTTTGATCGGATTTTGGTTGATCCTCCGCGTGATGGTGCAATGGCGGTCTGTCAGGCGCTGATAGATATTGGTAAATTTGCTCCGCATTTAAGGCCTAAACGCATAGTTTATGTGTCTTGTAGTCCGGGGACTTTGGCCAGGGATGCCGGTATGCTGGTAAATCAAGCCGGTTATCGCTTATCGAAGGCTGGTGTTGTTAATATGTTTCCGCATACTTCGCATGTGGAATCGATGGCTGTATTTGATCTGATTTGA
- a CDS encoding oxidative damage protection protein — protein sequence MARTVHCIKLDKDAEGLDFPTYPGELGKRIYENVSKEAWAGWLKHQTMLVNENRLNLADTRARKYLATQMEKHFFGEGADAAMGYVPPAE from the coding sequence ATGGCCCGCACGGTCCACTGCATTAAATTAGACAAAGACGCTGAAGGCTTAGATTTCCCTACTTACCCAGGCGAACTAGGTAAGCGCATCTACGAGAATGTCTCGAAAGAAGCCTGGGCTGGCTGGCTCAAGCATCAGACTATGCTGGTCAATGAGAATCGCCTGAATCTGGCTGACACGCGTGCCCGTAAATACCTGGCAACACAAATGGAAAAGCACTTCTTTGGCGAAGGCGCTGATGCCGCCATGGGTTACGTACCACCAGCAGAATAA
- the argA gene encoding amino-acid N-acetyltransferase has product MENSVQFVHWLRSVAPYIHAFRGKTFVVAFPGELVMAGALPVLAQDLSLLHALGIRIVIVHGSRPQVAEQLALRNVEGHFHNGIRITDIAGLECSKEAAGELRLDIEAAFSQGLPNTPMAHSAIRIISGNFVTAKPIGIVDGVDFQLTGVARKVAYDTIHTILEAGNLVLLSPLGFSPTGEAFNLTMEDVAVSAATALRADKLIFISETPMMVDQDGDEIRELSFLQAEQELKQSYLPPDSAFYLEHAIKASRGGVPRIHIVPYQTDGSALLELFTHDGVGTMVSSENLESLREATIEDVGGIIKLIEPLEADGTLVKRGRELLEREINYFSVIEHDGVIFGCAALYPFPFDKMGEMACLTVNPEVQSQGDGERILKHMEKRARRAGFHSLFVLTTRTAHWFLKRGFVNATVDDLPKDRQQMYNWQRKSLVLIKQL; this is encoded by the coding sequence ATGGAAAATTCTGTTCAATTCGTTCATTGGTTGCGCTCGGTCGCGCCCTATATTCACGCCTTCCGAGGCAAGACCTTTGTGGTCGCGTTTCCGGGCGAACTGGTGATGGCTGGCGCCCTCCCTGTGCTGGCGCAAGATTTATCCCTATTGCACGCGCTGGGCATACGCATCGTGATCGTACATGGCTCGCGTCCTCAAGTGGCAGAACAACTGGCACTGCGCAATGTCGAAGGTCATTTCCATAATGGCATACGAATTACCGACATCGCCGGACTGGAATGCTCAAAGGAAGCGGCCGGTGAATTGCGCCTGGACATCGAAGCGGCCTTTAGCCAGGGATTGCCGAACACGCCGATGGCACATTCGGCGATACGCATTATTTCCGGCAATTTCGTTACCGCTAAACCTATAGGTATCGTCGATGGTGTCGACTTTCAGTTGACCGGCGTTGCCCGCAAGGTCGCTTACGACACTATCCACACCATATTGGAAGCCGGCAACCTGGTCTTGCTGTCACCATTGGGTTTTTCCCCGACAGGTGAAGCGTTCAATCTGACCATGGAAGACGTGGCGGTGTCAGCCGCAACAGCACTACGCGCCGATAAACTAATTTTCATCTCTGAAACACCGATGATGGTCGACCAGGATGGCGATGAAATACGCGAACTCTCCTTCCTACAAGCAGAGCAAGAACTCAAACAGTCGTATCTTCCACCGGACTCCGCCTTCTATCTGGAACACGCGATTAAGGCCTCGCGTGGTGGCGTACCGCGGATACATATCGTTCCTTACCAGACCGACGGTTCGGCATTGCTCGAGCTATTTACCCATGACGGCGTCGGCACCATGGTATCGTCCGAGAATCTGGAAAGCTTGCGCGAAGCGACGATTGAAGATGTAGGCGGTATCATTAAACTGATAGAACCGCTGGAAGCCGATGGCACTTTAGTCAAACGCGGACGCGAACTACTGGAACGCGAAATCAATTACTTCTCGGTCATTGAACATGACGGCGTGATTTTTGGCTGTGCCGCGCTATATCCGTTCCCGTTCGATAAGATGGGTGAAATGGCTTGCCTGACCGTCAATCCGGAAGTGCAGAGCCAGGGTGACGGCGAACGCATCCTCAAACACATGGAGAAACGCGCACGCCGCGCCGGTTTTCATTCACTGTTCGTACTCACCACGCGTACCGCACACTGGTTTCTCAAGCGTGGTTTTGTTAACGCTACGGTCGATGATCTCCCCAAGGATAGGCAGCAAATGTACAACTGGCAGCGTAAATCCTTGGTATTGATCAAGCAGCTATAA